The proteins below come from a single Tribolium castaneum strain GA2 chromosome 9, icTriCast1.1, whole genome shotgun sequence genomic window:
- the Epg5 gene encoding ectopic P granules protein 5 homolog isoform X2: MEAVKPKQKTKKKRDKKVTAEVTTLKNDEKEIDSCEEAVKEETATQSEVTTLTTSESQISEFDKLLNTNKLLACELKSQEYPTCVKSTVKKQAIKPYTEEQLATLYTNSELQMIGDFTSQYVEAELKGLATKHHPLYELLATYLQVRAKIIGNTMELDQLRKEYCELQAMLWTTDTATVTGRGECLDGTNVTTTHSYQKATFHRSVFQSIARVLGLIRKLTYDNYTLYSYTAEDLRLQIELYVQTAINNCMNATGISKDSPVILSLQDEPLHLKPFLCEIRLCISVLFAFQRKLIRDVQFLKETREWLSRLIAVLLRLATYQDHLFIISHILRCPAGVGSWACSFIQTPLDEAFTESPFSSYQINHVLAVLTMILSPINERERFLADIVQNHDTPSDALWIVVDSEGEEDDESGCSLRENDLVAFLTQLPFEALFRNVLLVERKNFENLYDGSKVTQHHILRFFAFATVFLKIVDKGLRSYDQARYKQFAKRLSRLIRHIVQYATDQWELFQKNPNSSDEAMMERLQVEYDAFFLRAIHYLYTSQRSGAWQFLAVIPYNMITIETVWKIFYFLHDSDQGLLAPDNAGKLWDRSFRLQFEEKLAALADDELYYLLNTFANLALARESHEMDFIEAATKDLLQVGFVSGTTQDICAKSARTLLTHITSKYPHLLSMILKFVKENIEMTGSLVLYLYEELPLTVWKLTDDDLSIIAWFLCHNSIQTNESKLARMILSRLNWDLIPFELHREVALLVLRACEQEPGYLQWGWQTILRLKLHINDKAFTDIKQVLDPENYDVIIKGVQQQQPLASFVSVLMTSWGHLIPLICGNGLSQLLFLQTHQKHEAVLFALYVIVPLFIDSQEYIINNERFQEIISKLINADRGYISMAKSLISVQNTILQQFGNMIETQIVNFANYGLSSPRSLVRLWVNTFVSIPNWSRDSGVMYLLDVIVRAAFFHQDALEVTNNILKELLQNNVTQEQGTISSIFKWVSSSATNYTLISGSLSSYTWLAFLVIELEFEDREKRTGLWRELLLQLDGQKGKVNVDAAIKKAASVLKIQPFGSGFLSIYRWAQQAMDSPIEHPLVPLLWQKFFVLYLARIPVSRAGSNGCVGEKFFDGLVNFAFLKRMKRKLQETLDYYVEKMNGEEDGSRRPFLEACVNLFKAFTAWLEEPRLQKDNLHLPSLPALYQPNLLAFIIQGSNTPWYEYVDYDKIKLEQVESVQIWQSSNFRHKSNINKPLLNPGKSMESVDPIERILRRLSSYETCKNPPEINNNLLQIPPIDFTDKTALLNSLEQCFKTLKQFAHNHTLKLSEHKALDCSYQELVPQLYRSVLNKVSKKVPCKGRNETVNCSGAALIVLEVQEARVNERIDHQIQTNRNAYESLLTKSLQAPATALCTASVTLQQAIKILQLQVGANPARGELGTELFYHILSLINDETSGYLPTKTLFASCLEKLGQSHIAGVEFEMPRLLEKILKEPNLGGYLAPHFSPSNVGTVNLLYMYSRICQEIGKNYDVAFALLSKFEIDKWLHAKEPKLNQRSEFIQCVVRALSTLGFEPPVESLILHGLYRRHLLTIFEFQFPEHYGDVLINLLKSSNGNSENSLLSTSVWLDIVNCLARPVQINYKAPLKDQLRQYTQHQKMLQHQELLETAELFAKHFTQERLQYGLYGLYPKCRNYIDIFVILLGMTGHGLITSTLNTHQGLLGDKLLQKIWPYLINMFAPWIVPYSMQTLKENMASWIQQLADDRSVLLPWIPSDGPLAQKVVTIFCECVHFLIYTLPASSGNILSFIWQWYVTSFAHNAVKVHVLGPVHHSFLTFPWESFWPSVTDLEFMLRVIDQYLPESHSFLGHIFMAVSWSPWLSNFKGSPQQIRERICHCYLHLLVKLSNEPNVRNKYADRIKSLLVESENFGLEGVDSSVYQHVMDWYVLSCDPSVIFRSDPLDVDFRVLHFLKCVSGYDRVLEESDAQIRTKRFVYIKSFVKLLSVYVNRCKSVVATKESDLNTVITQQLIHLDKNVKIQDEFNAILRELLGIVNLADIRHCVLKCFDSWILNKTGDEMAVKGVLQVAGVTVEDTEALGFLLESTLTCYFQSSVHAFSPEIQN, from the exons ATGGAGGCAGTGAAAccgaaacaaaaaacaaag AAAAAACGTGATAAGAAAGTCACTGCGGAAGTGACCACACTAAAAAATGACGAGAAAGAGATCGACAGCTGCGAGGAAGCAGTCAAAGAGGAAACTGCGACTCAAAGTGAGGTCACAACACTCACAACTAGCGAGTCCCAAATTAGCGAATTCGACAAGTTGCttaacacaaataaattactCGCATGCGAACTCAAGTCGCAAGAATACCCAACTTGTGTGAAAAGCACAGTGAAAAAACAGGCCATAAAACCATACACTGAGGAGCAGTTAGCCACACTGTACACTAACAGTGAACTGCAAATGATTGGCGATTTTACTTCGCAGTATGTCGAAGCTGAGCTCAAGGGGCTAGCCACCAAACACCATCCTTTGTACGAGCTTCTGGCCACTTACTTGCAAGTCAGGGCCAAAATTATAG GCAACACAATGGAGCTGGACCAACTCCGCAAGGAATATTGCGAGTTACAGGCGATGCTTTGGACGACCGACACAGCGACTGTGACCGGTCGAGGCGAATGCCTCGACGGCACAAACGTCACAACGACTCACTCCTACCAAAAAGCGACCTTTCACAGATCCGTTTTCCAAAGTATCGCCCGCGTCTTGGGCCTAATCCGCAAACTGACGTACGATAATTACACCCTGTACTCATACACAGCCGAAGATTTGCGTCTACag ATCGAATTGTACGTCCAAACCGCCATTAACAATTGCATGAACGCTACGGGGATTAGCAAAGACTCGCCTGTGATTTTATCACTGCAGGACGAACCTCTCCACCTTAAACCATTCCTCTGCGAGATACGTCTGTGTATTTCGGTGCTTTTCGCCTTTCAGCGTAAATTAATTCGCGACGTGCAGTTTCTCAAAGAGACTAGAGAGTGGTTGAGTCGGTTAATTGCCGTCTTACTCCGACTGGCTACATATCAGGACCACTTATTCATCATTAGTCATATTTTGCGGTGTCCGGCTGGGGTCGGTTCTTGGGCTTGCTCCTTCATTCAGACACCTCTCGATGAAGCTTTCACCGAATCGCCCTTCTCCTCGTACCAAATCAACCACGTCCTGGCTGTTTTAACAATGATTCTCTCACCGATCAACGAACGCGAGCGTTTTTTGGCCGACATTGTGCAAAACCACGACACTCCAAGTGACGCACTTTGGATTGTAGTGGACTCGGAGGGTGAAGAAGACGACGAATCGGGTTGTTCGCTGCGTGAAAATGACTTGGTCGCTTTCCTAACGCAGTTGCCGTTTGAGGCGCTTTTCCGGAACGTGCTTCTAGTCGAGAGGAAAAATTTCGAGAATTTGTACGACGGTTCTAAGGTTACGCAACACCATATCTTGCGCTTTTTCGCATTTGCGACGGTTTTCCTAAAGATTGTGGATAAGGGGCTACGTAGTTACGACCAGGCGAGGTATAAACAATTCGCGAAGCGTTTGAGTCGATTGATCAGACATATCGTACAATATGCGACCGATCAGTGGgagttgtttcaaaaaaaccCAAATTCGAGTGATGAGGCAATGATGGAGCGCCTGCAAGTCGAGTACGATGCGTTTTTCCTGCGGGCGATTCACTACTTGTATACGTCGCAAAGGTCAGGCGCTTGGCAATTCCTCGCCGTGATTCCGTACAACATGATTACGATTGAAACGGTTTGGAAGATTTTCTATTTCTTGCATGACTCGGATCAAGGGTTACTCGCGCCTGACAATGCGGGGAAATTGTGGGACAGGAGTTTTCGGCTACAATTTGAGGAAAAACTCGCCGCTTTGGCCGACGATGAACTGTATTATCTCCTAAACACGTTTGCGAACCTAGCCCTAGCCAGGGAATCCCACGAGATGGATTTTATCGAAGCTGCAACCAAGGATTTGTTGCAAGTTGGTTTCGTAAGCGGGACGACTCAGGATATTTGTGCCAAATCAGCCCGAACTCTTTTGACACACATCACGTCCAAATACCCACACTTGCTATcaatgattttgaaatttgtcAAAGAAAACATCGAAATGACTGGTTCTCTTGTACTCTATCTTTACGAAGAGTTGCCTTTGACCGTTTGGAAACTAACCGATGATGATTTATCGATCATTGCCTGGTTTTTGTGCCACAATTCGATCCAAACGAACGAAAGCAAACTCGCTCGCATGATTTTGTCCCGTTTGAATTGGGACCTAATCCCGTTTGAGTTGCACCGTGAGGTTGCACTTCTAGTTTTGAGAGCGTGTGAACAAGAACCCGGTTATTTGCAATGGGGGTGGCAAACAATCCTACGATTGAAACTCCACATCAATGATAAGGCCTTCACTGATATTAAACAAGTCCTAGATCCGGAAAATTACGACGTGATTATTAAAGGCGTCCAGCAGCAACAACCCTTGGCTAGTTTTGTCTCAGTTTTGATGACTTCCTGGGGCCATTTAATCCCACTGATTTGTGGCAATGGGCTCTCCCAGTTGTTGTTCCTCCAAACGCACCAAAAACACGAAGCTGTGCTTTTTGCCCTTTACGTAATTGTTCCCCTATTCATTGATTCACAAGAATATATAATTAACAACGAACGCTTCCAAGAAATCATCTCCAAGTTGATTAACGCGGACCGTGGCTACATTTCAATGGCCAAAAGTTTGATCAGTGTGCAAAATACGATTTTGCAACAGTTCGGAAACATGATAGAGACACAGATTGTCAATTTTGCCAATTATGGTCTCTCAAGTCCGCGTAGTTTAGTCCGATTGTGGGTCAACACGTTCGTTTCAATCCCCAACTGGAGCCGGGACTCCGGTGTCATGTATTTACTAGACGTGATAGTCCGAGCGGCGTTTTTCCACCAGGACGCCCTCGAAGTCACCAATAACATCCTCAAGGAGCTTTTGCAAAACAACGTAACGCAAGAGCAAGGCACGATCAGTTCGATTTTTAAGTGGGTGTCAAGTTCGGCGACTAACTACACGCTCATTTCGGGTTCGCTGTCGAGTTACACTTGGCTGGCGTTTTTGGTGATTGAGTTGGAGTTTGAGGATCGGGAGAAGAGGACGGGGTTGTGGCGAGAGTTGCTTTTGCAGCTTGATGGGCAAAAGGGGAAGGTGAATGTCGATGCGGCGATTAAAAAAGCGGCTTCGGTTTTGAAAATACAGCCGTTTGGTTCGGGGTTTTTGTCGATTTATCGGTGGGCGCAACAAGCCATGGATTCGCCAATTGAGCATCCTTTGGTGCCGTTATTGTGGCagaaatttttcgttttgtatTTGGCAAGGATTCCGGTCAGTCGGGCGGGGAGTAATGGTTGTGTGGGGGAGAAGTTTTTCGACGGGTTGGTTAATTTTGCGTTCCTGAAGCGAATGAAGAGAAAATTGCAGGAAACTTTGGATTATTATGTGGAGAAAATGAACGGCGAAGAGGATGGGTCGAGGAGGCCGTTTCTGGAGGCTTGTGTTAA TTTGTTTAAGGCTTTCACTGCGTGGCTGGAAGAGCCGCGACTGCAAAAGGACAATCTTCATTTGCCTTCGTTACCCGCGTTATATCAACCGAATTTGTTGGCTTTTATTATCCAGGGCAGCAAT ACTCCTTGGTACGAATACGTCGATTACGACAAAATCAAGTTGGAACAAGTGGAGTCGGTGCAAATTTGGCAATCGTCAAATTTTCGCcacaaatcaaacatcaaCAAACCGCTCCTAAACCCGGGAAAATCAATGGAAAGTGTGGATCCAATCGAGCGGATTTTACGTCGCTTGAGCTCGTACGAAACTTGTAAAAACCCGCCGGAAATTAACAATAATCTTCTTCAAATTCCTCCAATTGATTTCACCGATAAAACTGCATTGCTTAATTCATTGGAGCAGTGTTTCAAGACTTTGAAACAATTTGCACA CAATCACACTTTGAAGTTATCGGAACACAAAGCTTTGGATTGTTCGTATCAAGAGTTAGTGCCACAGTTGTACCGTTCTGTTTTGAATAAAGTGAGCAAGAAAGTTCCCTGTAAGGGCCGAAACGAAACTGTGAATTGTTCAGGCGCTGCACTTATCGTACTAGAAGTGCAAGAAGCAAGAGTTAACGAACGAATCGATCATCAAATCCAAACAAATCGTAACGCATACGAGTCACTTTTGACTAAGTCATTACAAGCCCCAGCTACGGCCCTTTGTACCGCTTCAGTGACCTTACAACAAGCCATAAA GATATTGCAATTACAAGTCGGGGCTAATCCTGCCAGGGGTGAGCTTGGTACCGAATTGTTTTACCATATCTTGTCGTTGATTAATGACGAAACTAGTGGTTATTTACCAACAAAAACACTGTTTGCTTCctgtttggaaaaattaggaCAGTCACATATTGCCGGTGTCGAGTTTGAAATGCCGCGTCTTttggagaaaattttaaaagagccGAATTTGGGAGGGTATTTAGCACCGCATTTTTCCCCAAGTAATGTAGGCACAGTGAATCTTCTCTACATGTACTCGAGGATTTGCCAAGAGATTGGGAAGAACTACGACGTGGCTTTCGCCCTTTTATCAAAG TTCGAAATCGATAAATGGCTGCATGCCAAAGAACCAAAACTGAACCAACGTTCGGAATTCATCCAATGTGTGGTTCGGGCCTTGTCAACTTTAGGTTTTGAACCACCTGTTGAATCCTTGATCCTTCACGGTTTATACAGACGTCACTTATTGACCATATTTGAGTTCCAATTTCCTGAACATTACGGTGACGTTTTGATCAATCTATTGAAAAGTAGTAATGGAAATAGCGAGAATTCTCTTCTATCGACTAGCGTTTGGCTGGACATTGTCAATTGTTTGGCCCGTCCTGtccaaattaattacaaagcaCCGCTAAAGGATCAATTGAGACAATACACCCAACACCAGAAAATGTTGCAACATCAGGAGTTGCTCGAAACTGCGGAACTTTTCGCCAAACATTTCACCCAGGAACGGTTGCAGTACGGTTTGTACGGTCTCTACCCCAAATGTCGGAATTACATCGACATTTTTGTGATTCTTTTGGGGATGACGGGGCATGGTCTCATCACTAGTACGTTGAATACGCATCAGGGGTTGCTTGGGGATAAGTTGCTCCAGAAAATTTGGCCTTATTTGATCAATATGTTTGCCCCATGGATCGTCCCCTACTCCATGCAAACTTTGAAGGAGAACATGGCCTCATGGATCCAGCAATTGGCCGACGATCGTTCAGTCCTCCTCCCTTGGATCCCATCAGATGGGCCTTTGGCCCAAAAAGTGGTCACCATCTTCTGCGAATGCGTCCATTTCCTCATCTACACTTTACCAGCCTCCTCTGGTAACATCCTCAGTTTTATATGGCAATGGTATGTGACCAGTTTTGCGCATAATGCGGTCAAAGTTCACGTTTTGGGTCCTGTTCATCATTCGTTTTTGACGTTTCCTTGGGAGAGTTTTTGGCCGTCGGTGACCGATCTGGAGTTTATGTTACGGGTGATTGACCAATATCTGCCCGAATCGCATTCGTTCCTTGGCCATATCTTCATGGCAGTGTCTTGGTCGCCGTGGCTCAGTAATTTCAAAGGCTCCCCGCAACAAATCAGAGAACGCATCTGTCATTGTTACCTCCATCTTTTGGTAAAACTATCAAACGAACCCAACGTGCGTAACAAATACGCGGATCGAATTAAAAGTTTGTTGGTCGAGTCGGAAAATTTTGGACTCGAAGGTGTAGACTCAAGTGTCTATCAGCACGTAATGGATTGGTACGTCCTGAGTTGCGACCCTTCGGTCATTTTCAGGAGCGATCCGCTTGATGTTGATTTTAGAGTCCTACA TTTCCTGAAGTGTGTCTCGGGGTATGATAGAGTATTAGAAGAGAGCGATGCGCAAATTCGCACTAAACGCTTCGTTTATATCAAAAGTTTTGTCAAGCTGTTATCGGTTTACGTAAATAGGTGTAAGTCTGTAGTTGCGACCAAAGAAAGTGATTTGAATACTGTGATAACCCAACAATTGATTCATTTggataaaaatgtgaaaatccAAGACGAATTCAATGCCATTTTGAGAGAATTGCTAGGGATTGTAAATTTAGCCGATATTCGTcattgtgttttaaaatgtttcgaTTCTTGGATTTTAAATAAGACTGGGGATGAAATGGCTGTTAAAGGGGTGTTGCAAGTTGCCGGGGTCACAGTCGAGGATACTGAAGCACTAGGTTTTCTACTGGAATCAACTTTGACCTGTTACTTCCAAAGCAGTG tTCACGCCTTTTCGCCTGAGatacaaaactga